From a region of the Zingiber officinale cultivar Zhangliang chromosome 10B, Zo_v1.1, whole genome shotgun sequence genome:
- the LOC122028882 gene encoding uncharacterized protein LOC122028882: MAVSETEQGVAQAILVVRRSLKLFNSNKKRKGKKKPTWEVVKGPRQPNAKQCGFYVMKFIREIIEGNATRAKDSLISMVRNSANSCSLRLLIQGVSFVRL; this comes from the exons ATGGCGGTctcag AAACTGAACAGGGAGTTGCACAAGCAATTCTTGTTGTACGAAGGagcttgaaattgttcaattcgaacaagaaaaggaaaggaaaaaagaaacctACGTGGGAAGTTGTAAAG ggtcctcgacaacctaatgcgaaacaatgtgggttttatgtgatgaaatttataagagaaattattgaaggaaatgctACCCGCGCGAAGGATTCACTTATCTCAATG GTACGTAACTCTGCCAATTCGTGTAGCTTGAGACTTTTGATacaaggagtgagctttgttaggttgtAA